CTCGCGCACCTCCGCCACCGCGTTGCCCCAGGTCTTGCCGGCTTCGCGCACCAGCACGCTGACCAGCGCGGCCTGCTGCGCTTCGAAGCGGTCGGCGGCGGCGCGCAGCGCGTCGGCCCGTGCTGCGGGCGGCACCGCGGCCCAGCCTGCCGCGGCGGCGGTAGCCGCGGCGAGTGCCGCTTCCACCTCGTCGGGCAGCGCCTCCACCACGCTGCCGACGATGTCGGCGTGGTCCGCCGGGTTGCACACCGGCCGGGCGCGCTGGCGCGCGGCGGCCTCGTCCAACTCGCCGCTGCCGAGCAGCGGTTGCGCCTGCCGCGGCTCGCCGGCACGCGCCACGAGTGCCTCTTCCAGCGCCGCCAGCACGGCGTCGCTGGCGAGATCCAGCCCGGCCGAGTTGCGCCGCTCGGGGCCGTAAAGCCCGGCCGGCAAGGGGATCGCGGGATGCGGCGTCACGTCACCGGCGAGCACCGCCTGCAGCGGGTCGGCCGCCAGCGCGGCGACCGGCACGCTGTCGTCGACGATGCGATTGACGAAGGAGCTGTTGGCGCCGTTCTCCAGCAGGCGGCGCACCAGGTAGGGCAGCAGCGTGCGGTGGCTGCCCACCGGCGCGTAGATGCGGCACGGCACCCCCAGCCGCGCGCCGCCCACCACGCTGTCGTACAGACTTTCGCCCATGCCGTGCAGGCACTGGAATTCATACGCGGGCAGCGTGCCCCCGGCACCGACGCACTGCGCCATCTCGTGCACCTCGGCGACGGTGCGCGCATTGTGGGTGGCGAACTGCGGATAGACCGCGCCGGCCTCGGCGAGCAGGCGCGCCGCGCACACAAGGTAGGCAAGGTCGGTGTGGGCCTTGCGGGTGTAGACCGGGTAGCCGGCCTGGCCCTCGACCTGGGCGCGCTTGATCTCGCTGTCCCAGTAGGCGCCCTTGACCAGCCGGATCATCAGGCGGCGGCCGCTGCGGTGGGCGAGGTCTACCAGATAGTCGATCACGAAGGGCGCGCGCTTCTGGTAGGCCTGCACGACGAAGCCGAGGCCGTCCCAGCCCGCCAGCAGCGGATCGGCGACCAGAGCCTCGAACAGGTCGAGCGAGAGTTCGAGGCGGTCGGCCTCCTCGGCGTCGATGTTGACGCCGATGTCGTAGCCGCGCGCGAGCCGCATCAGCGCGGCGAGCCGCGGCAGCAGTTCGGCGCGCACGCGGCTGCGCTGCGCGCGGCAGTAACGCGGATGCAGCGCCGACAGCTTGATCGAGATGCCGGGGCCGGCGCGCGGCCCGTGCCCCGCGGCGGCGGCGCCGATAGCGTGGATGGCCTCCTCGTAGGCGCGGGTGTAGCGCTCGGCGTCGGCCGCGGTCAGCGCCGCCTCGCCCAGCATGTCGAAGGAATGGCTGTAGCCGCGCGACTCGCTGTCGCGGCTGCGGCGCAGCGCCGCGCCGATGGTTTCACCAAGCACGAACTGCTGGCCCAGCAGGCGCATCGCGAAATCGACCCCGCGCCGCACCACCGGCTCGCCGCCGCGCGCCAGCAGCCGCGACAGCGCGCTGCCGAGCGCGCGTTCGCTGCGGGTGGCGACCAGCCGCCCGCTGATCAGCAGGCCCCAGGTCGCGGCATTGACGAACAGGGATTCGCTGTGGCCGAGGTGGGTGCGCCAGTCGCCCTGGCCGATCTTGTCGCGGATCAGGCGGTCCGCGGTGGCGTGATCGGGAATGCGCAGCAGCGCCTCCGCGAGACACATCAGCGCCACCCCCTCCTGGGTGGAGAGCGAGAACTCGTGCATCAGCTGGTCGACGCCGCCGGCCCCGCGGCGGCGGCGGCGCACGTCGACGACCAGCGCCGCCGCGCGCGCCTCCACCACCGCGTCGTCCAGCCCCAGCCGGGCGCGCCGCTGCTGCAGTTCGGCAACCAGGGCGTGCACGCAGTCCGCCTCGTCACGCCGCGTCGCCGCGGTGATCGCTGCGCGCAGCGCGCCAGGCGCTTCCGGAACATCCGCGTCAAACCTCATACCCGCCCTCCCCGCGCGCCGCACCCGGCATGCAATCGGTCTTTTCAAGCATAGACCGGCGCAGGGCGCGCGGCAGCGCGTGGCGGCTGGGGAAAACCCGCAGCGGGAGCCTGGCGAAGGGAGGAGAAAAGCGCGCGGACGAGGCGCTACGCGGCGCCCGCCGACAGCCCGCCGGCTGCCGGTACGCGGCTCAGTCGACGACCTCGACCGTGGTGCCGGAAGGCAGTTGCAGGCGGGCCCGCAGCTCGCGCGTGACCTGGATGCGGCCGTCGGCGGCGACACGCAGCGCGTGCTCGATGCCGAAGCGGCGGGTCTGCTCGCGCCAGCCGTCGCCGGCGATGTAGGCGGGCTTGCTGGCCGCGTCGGACAGCGTGCCGGCGGCGGTGCGGGGGGTGATCAGCACCGTCAGCGAGCGGGTGCCGTGCGCGGGCTGGCCGGTGCGCGGGTCGAGCAGGTGGGCGTAGCGTTCGCCGTCGAGTTCGAAATAGCGCTGGTAGTCGCCGGAGGTGCCGATCGCCTCGCCGTCGTACAGCGGCAGGGTGGCGAGCGGGCCCGCCTCGCGCGGGTTCTGGATGCCGACGCGCCAGGGCTGGTCGCCCTTCCTGCCGAGCGCCATGACGTTGCCGCCGATGTTGATCAGCGCGTTGGCAACGCCGCGCTGGTGCAGGATGGCCGCGGCGCGGTCGAGCGCGTAGCCCTTCGCATAGCCGCCGAGATCCAGTTGCACCGCCGGGTTGCGGCTGCTGACGCGGTTGCCGTCGAGGACGAGGTCGGCCATGCGCGGGGCGGCCGCGAGCAGCGCCGCCACCTGCGCGGGGTCGGGCCGGCGCGGCACGAAGGTGTCGGTGTGAAAGCCCCACAGCTCGATCAGGCGCCCGAGCGCGGGATCGAACAGATCGTCGCCGAGCGCGGCCAGGCGCTGGGCATCGGCCAGCATCGCCGCGAGTTCGTCGGACACCGTGGCCGTTTCGCCGCGCGCGAGCGCCGCGTTCAGCGTGGTCAGCTCGGACGGCTCCCAGGCGTGGTAGGCGCGATGCAGGCGGTCGAACTCGCGCAGCACGTCGGCCATCGCGGCCTCGGCCTGGCCCGCGTCGGTGCCGTACACCGCGACATCCACGCGGGTGCCGAACACATAGGATTCCTGATGGAAGACCTGCGCGCGCGAACAGGCCGCGAGCACCAGCGCGGCGCAGGCGAGCAGCAGCGCACGCGCCCACCCGCCTGACAGAGCCGGACTCACTCGGCGCACGCCGCCTCGAGGCGATCGACCACCAGTGCGGCGACGTCGAAGCCGCTCTGGGTGGCGATCTCGACCATGCAGGTCGGGCTGGTGACGTTGATCTCGGTGAGATGGCCGCCGATCACGTCGAGGCCGACGATCAGGAGGCCGCGCGCCCACAGGATGGGCGCGAGGTACTCGGCGATCTCGCGTTCGCGCGCGGTGATCGGCATCGCCACGCCGCGGCCGCCGGCGGCAAGGTTGCCGCGCGTCTCGCCCGCCTTGGGAATGCGTGCGAGCGCATAGGGCACGACCTCGCCGCCCACGATCAGCACGCGCTTGTCGCCGTGCACGATGGCCGGCAGGTAGCGCTGCGCCATGATGGTGCGCGCGCCTTCGTGGGTCAGCGTCTCGACGATGACGTTGCGGTTGGGATCGGAGGCAGTGACGCGGAAGATCTGGCTGCCGCCCATGCCGTCGAGCGGCTTCAGGATGACGTCGCCGAGTTCGTCGATGAAGGCGTGGATTTCCGCCGGATCGCGCGCCACCAGCGTGGTGGCGGTGAACTGCGGGAATTCGGTGATTGCGATCTTTTCGGAATGGTCGCGGATCGCGCGCGGGTCGTTGAACACGCGCACCCCGGCCTGCACCGCGCGTTCCAGCAGCCAGGTGGCGGTGACGTACTCGAAGTCGAAGGGCGGGTCCTGGCGCATCACCACCGCGTCGAACGCGGACAGCGGCAGGCTCTGCGCCTCGCCCGCCTCGTGCCACGGGTGGTCGCCCGGCAGCAGCGTGAGCGGCACGCTGCGCGCGAACACCGCGCCGTCGCGCCACGCCAGCGCCTCGCGCTGCAGTGCCCACACCTGGTGGCCGCGGGCCGCGGCGGCACGCATCATCGCGATGCTGGAATCCTTGTAGGCCTTGAGCGCGTCGAGCGGATCGACGATGAAGGCAAGCTTGAGCGACTGGGTCATGGCGGCTCCGGCTCAGACCGCGAGCGCGTCGGCGGCGGGCTCGGTCTCCTCGATTTCGACCGAGGCGGCGAGCAGTGCGAGGCGGGCAACCACGCCATAGGCGTAGAAACGGTTGGGCGGCGCATCCGGCCCCTGCGCGGAATCCGGCAGCGTGCAGCAGGTTTCGAACGCCAGCGGCTTGAACAGCATGCCCGGCGCGTTGAGGTTCTCGTCGCGGCCGCGCTCGGTGTGGACGCGGTAGAAACCGCCCACGACGTAGTGGTCCATCATGTAGACCACCGGCTCGGCGACCGCGCCATCCACGGTTTCGAAGGTGTGCACGCCTTCCTGGATGATGACCTCGTGCACCTCCAGGCCTTCCTTCACCACCGCCATCTTGTTGCGCTGGCGGCGGTTGAGGCCGACCACCTCGGAGGCGTCCTTCACCGTCATCACGCCCATGCCATAGGTGCCGGCGTCGGCCTTGACCACCACGAAGGGCTCGTCGGCGATGCCGTATTCCTTGTACTTGGCGCGGATGCGGGTGAGCAGCGTATCGACCTGGTGGGCGAGGCATTCCTCGCCGGTGCGTTCCTGGAAGTTGATCTGGCCGCAGACGCCGAATTCCGGGTTGATGTGCCAGGGGTCGATGCCGATGGTGGCGGCAAACTCGCGTGCGACGCGGTCGTAGGCCTCGGCGTGGCGCGACTTGCGGCGGAAATGCCAGCCCGCGTGCAGCGGCGGGATCACCCACTGCTCGTCCAGCCCCTGCAGGGCCGCCGGCACGCCGCCGGAAAGGTCGTTGTTGAGCAGCACCGCGCAGGGGTCGAAGCCCTCCAGCCCCAGCCGCCCGCCTTCG
Above is a window of Azoarcus olearius DNA encoding:
- the putA gene encoding bifunctional proline dehydrogenase/L-glutamate gamma-semialdehyde dehydrogenase PutA, which translates into the protein MRFDADVPEAPGALRAAITAATRRDEADCVHALVAELQQRRARLGLDDAVVEARAAALVVDVRRRRRGAGGVDQLMHEFSLSTQEGVALMCLAEALLRIPDHATADRLIRDKIGQGDWRTHLGHSESLFVNAATWGLLISGRLVATRSERALGSALSRLLARGGEPVVRRGVDFAMRLLGQQFVLGETIGAALRRSRDSESRGYSHSFDMLGEAALTAADAERYTRAYEEAIHAIGAAAAGHGPRAGPGISIKLSALHPRYCRAQRSRVRAELLPRLAALMRLARGYDIGVNIDAEEADRLELSLDLFEALVADPLLAGWDGLGFVVQAYQKRAPFVIDYLVDLAHRSGRRLMIRLVKGAYWDSEIKRAQVEGQAGYPVYTRKAHTDLAYLVCAARLLAEAGAVYPQFATHNARTVAEVHEMAQCVGAGGTLPAYEFQCLHGMGESLYDSVVGGARLGVPCRIYAPVGSHRTLLPYLVRRLLENGANSSFVNRIVDDSVPVAALAADPLQAVLAGDVTPHPAIPLPAGLYGPERRNSAGLDLASDAVLAALEEALVARAGEPRQAQPLLGSGELDEAAARQRARPVCNPADHADIVGSVVEALPDEVEAALAAATAAAAGWAAVPPAARADALRAAADRFEAQQAALVSVLVREAGKTWGNAVAEVREAVDFCRYYAQQVVTLPAPTQAAPLVCISPWNFPLAIFVGQLSAALAAGRCVLAKPALATPLTAALAVELMHAAGIPRAALQLLPGRGGSVGQTLARDPRIGGVLFTGSTDVARGLARWLAERGAGPEPCLIAETGGQNAMIVDSSALLEQVVQDVLVSAFDSAGQRCSALRVLCVQRDIAEPLLTMLKDAMSELRIGDPAALATDIGPVIDNAARDALEAHVARMQAAGRGVFRVPLPPACDNGSFVAPTLIEIDGIGDVGREVFGPILHVLRFDAEGLDRLIASINATGYGLTGGLHSRIDETVERVVAGLRVGNLYVNRNMVGAVVGVQPFGGEGLSGTGPKAGGPLYLHRLLGTAQLDPAALGLVAPAEPAAALGVLAAWARQRGDSALAARCAEDGARSLAGCHCALPGPTGEANTLRFVGRGVVLCVADCAPALLAQLAAALATGNSALFEAGAAAYRVAAELPSALGGWLGVRGHGPDPVFAVALFDGDTEAEWLLRRRLAERPGPLVAVLRADGAGRYPLHRLVAERVVSINTAAAGGNAALMTLG
- a CDS encoding FAD:protein FMN transferase, with the protein product MSPALSGGWARALLLACAALVLAACSRAQVFHQESYVFGTRVDVAVYGTDAGQAEAAMADVLREFDRLHRAYHAWEPSELTTLNAALARGETATVSDELAAMLADAQRLAALGDDLFDPALGRLIELWGFHTDTFVPRRPDPAQVAALLAAAPRMADLVLDGNRVSSRNPAVQLDLGGYAKGYALDRAAAILHQRGVANALINIGGNVMALGRKGDQPWRVGIQNPREAGPLATLPLYDGEAIGTSGDYQRYFELDGERYAHLLDPRTGQPAHGTRSLTVLITPRTAAGTLSDAASKPAYIAGDGWREQTRRFGIEHALRVAADGRIQVTRELRARLQLPSGTTVEVVD
- the gshB gene encoding glutathione synthase, with amino-acid sequence MTQSLKLAFIVDPLDALKAYKDSSIAMMRAAAARGHQVWALQREALAWRDGAVFARSVPLTLLPGDHPWHEAGEAQSLPLSAFDAVVMRQDPPFDFEYVTATWLLERAVQAGVRVFNDPRAIRDHSEKIAITEFPQFTATTLVARDPAEIHAFIDELGDVILKPLDGMGGSQIFRVTASDPNRNVIVETLTHEGARTIMAQRYLPAIVHGDKRVLIVGGEVVPYALARIPKAGETRGNLAAGGRGVAMPITAREREIAEYLAPILWARGLLIVGLDVIGGHLTEINVTSPTCMVEIATQSGFDVAALVVDRLEAACAE
- the gshA gene encoding glutamate--cysteine ligase, coding for MVPHLTTALTGPLLELEKQFLDRASEIEKWFRIQWQDHLPPFYGSTDLRNSGFKLAPVDLNLFPGGFNNLNDAFMPLCVQAAQAAIERICPDASKLLLVPENHTRNQFYLQNVAKLVSILRLTGLDVRIGSLLPDVTAPTVLELDNGARLTLEPLRREGGRLGLEGFDPCAVLLNNDLSGGVPAALQGLDEQWVIPPLHAGWHFRRKSRHAEAYDRVAREFAATIGIDPWHINPEFGVCGQINFQERTGEECLAHQVDTLLTRIRAKYKEYGIADEPFVVVKADAGTYGMGVMTVKDASEVVGLNRRQRNKMAVVKEGLEVHEVIIQEGVHTFETVDGAVAEPVVYMMDHYVVGGFYRVHTERGRDENLNAPGMLFKPLAFETCCTLPDSAQGPDAPPNRFYAYGVVARLALLAASVEIEETEPAADALAV